Proteins encoded by one window of Arachis ipaensis cultivar K30076 chromosome B04, Araip1.1, whole genome shotgun sequence:
- the LOC107638144 gene encoding dehydration-responsive element-binding protein 2B-like encodes MARKRKVAEAIEEENMESWHEMIKEGAALGESTRRSRKRFVGVRQRPSGRWVAEIKDTIQKIRVWLGTFDTAEEAARAYDEAAWILRGSNTRTNFDPCYPHSSSNPALSSKIANLLLQRLKAKNNIISCSNLSTTHQQDHQADVYGAESKAFSIDQFADFLYDPEACSASNNEFSDNIEQIDCITSSFESCLTEKDAKREKEMDATQTSSIDSNSRVKNEEEIEEEEGMIVEDFRFLDENAIVSSSYCYSPFEIVEEMEEPVEAENYDGDDEPSMMKAIMNRMKYERKFSASLYAFNGIHDYECLKLKLQSGNIKSRTGISDQISKLNKACSKNKNEVNKEEDEKEKEKESIDGDLLFWNSLDLPNIF; translated from the coding sequence ATGGCAAGGAAGAGAAAGGTTGCTGAAGCAATtgaagaagaaaacatggaatCATGGCATGAAATGATCAAAGAAGGTGCAGCATTAGGAGAATCTACAAGAAGATCAAGAAAGAGGTTTGTTGGTGTGAGACAAAGGCCATCAGGAAGATGGGTGGCTGAGATCAAAGATACCATTCAGAAGATCAGAGTTTGGTTAGGAACTTTTGATACTGCTGAAGAAGCTGCAAGAGCCTATGATGAAGCAGCTTGGATCCTCCGCGGATCCAATACTCGAACCAACTTTGATCCTTGTTATCCTCATTCTTCCTCAAATCCTGCTCTTTCCTCAAAGATTGCAAATCTCCTCCTTCAAAGGCTTAAAGCAAAGAATAATATCATCTCTTGTTCTAATCTTAGTACTACTcaccaacaagatcatcaagcTGATGTGTATGGAGCAGAGTCGAAAGCTTTCTCGATTGATCAATTCGCAGATTTCCTTTATGATCCTGAAGCTTGTAGCGCAAGCAACAACGAATTTAGTGATAATATTGAACAAATTGATTGCATCACTAGTAGTTTTGAATCGTGTTTAACAGAGAAAGATgccaaaagggagaaagaaaTGGATGCAACACAGACATCAAGCATTGACTCGAATTCAAGAGTGAAAAATGAGGAAgaaatcgaagaagaagaaggtatgATTGTTGAGGATTTCAGGTTCCTGGATGAGAATGCTATTGTTTCATCAAGTTACTGTTATTCTCCTTTTGAGATTGTTGAAGAGATGGAGGAGCCTGTGGAGGCAGAGAACTATGATGGTGATGATGAGCCTTCAATGATGAAAGCTATAATGAACAGAATGAAGTATGAGAGAAAGTTCTCAGCTTCTCTCTATGCCTTCAATGGGATACATGATTATGAGTGCTTGAAGTTGAAGCTTCAGTCAGGGAACATAAAGAGTAGAACAGGAATTTCAGATCAAATTAGCAAACTTAACAAGGCTTGCAGCAAGAACAAAAATGAGGTTAATAAGGAGGAAGAtgaaaaggaaaaggagaaggAATCTATTGATGGAGATTTGTTGTTTTGGAACTCCCTTGATCTCCCTAATATTTTCTAA